In one window of Calypte anna isolate BGI_N300 chromosome 1, bCalAnn1_v1.p, whole genome shotgun sequence DNA:
- the CLDN14 gene encoding claudin-14: MASSAVQLLGFSLSLLGLIGTLIATILPHWWRTAHVGSNIITAVAYMKGLWMECVWHSTGIYQCQVHRSQLALPRDLQAARAMMVISCVLSALACGIAVIGMKCTHCAKGTPAKGPIAVSGGIVFILAGLLCLVPVSWATNDVVTDFYNPALPGGMKYEIGQALYLGFASAALTMLGGALLCTPGQCQGDEAPYQTQPGSLRRTAPSYRPPTVYKGNHASSLTSASHSGYRLNDYV; encoded by the coding sequence ATGGCAAGCTCAGCTGTTCAGTTACTTGGcttctccctcagcctgctcGGCTTAATTGGGACACTAATTGCTACTATTCTGCCTCACTGGTGGCGAACGGCGCATGTAGGCTCCAATATTATAACAGCTGTGGCCTATATGAAAGGGCTTTGGATGGAGTGCGTCTGGCACAGCACCGGCATCTACCAGTGCCAAGTCCACCGCTCCCAGCTGGCACTGCCCCGTGACCTCCAAGCCGCCCGTGCCATGATGGTAATTTCCTGCGTCCTCTCTGCGCTGGCATGCGGGATCGCCGTCATCGGTATGAAGTGCACCCACTGTGCCAAGGGGACTCCTGCCAAAGGCCCCATTGCCGTCTCCGGAGGGATTGTTTTCATCCTGGCCGGTCTCCTCTGCCTGGTACCTGTTTCTTGGGCCACTAACGACGTTGTGACGGATTTCTACAACCCCGCGCTGCCCGGCGGGATGAAGTACGAGATCGGTCAAGCTCTGTACCTCGGCTTCGCCTCCGCAGCCCTGACGATGCTCGGGGGTGCTCTGCTGTGCACACCCGGGCAGTGTCAAGGGGATGAGGCACCTTACCAGACGCAGCCCGGCAGCCTCAGGAGGACTGCTCCCTCCTACAGACCACCAACCGTCTACAAGGGAAACCATGCTTCTTCCCTGACATCTGCTTCCCATAGTGGCTACAGATTAAATGACTACGTGTGA